One region of Cyanobium sp. M30B3 genomic DNA includes:
- the moaB gene encoding molybdenum cofactor biosynthesis protein B: MSLAIALLTVSDTRTTADDASGDALQARLEAAGHRLQGRAIVPDDRYRIRAAISHWIADPAVQVVISSGGTGLAGRDGTPEAVAPLLDKTIDGFGELFRVLSFETIGTSSLQSRCLAGVANGTLVFVLPGSLDAVQTAWDRLIRAQLDASTRPCNLVQLLPRLRESADQPAGRA, from the coding sequence GTGAGCCTCGCCATTGCCCTGCTCACGGTGTCGGACACGCGCACAACGGCCGACGACGCCAGCGGCGACGCCCTGCAGGCGCGGCTGGAGGCCGCTGGCCATCGGCTGCAGGGGCGGGCGATCGTGCCCGACGACCGCTACCGCATCCGGGCGGCCATCAGCCACTGGATCGCCGATCCGGCCGTGCAGGTGGTGATCAGCAGCGGCGGCACCGGCCTGGCCGGCCGCGATGGCACCCCTGAGGCGGTGGCGCCCTTGCTCGACAAGACCATCGACGGCTTCGGGGAGCTGTTCCGCGTGCTCTCCTTCGAGACGATCGGCACCAGCAGCCTGCAGAGCCGCTGCCTGGCGGGCGTGGCCAACGGCACCCTGGTCTTTGTGCTGCCCGGCTCGCTCGATGCGGTGCAGACCGCCTGGGACCGGCTGATCCGTGCCCAGCTCGACGCCAGTACCCGCCCCTGCAACCTCGTGCAACTGCTTCCCCGGCTGCGGGAATCTGCGGATCAGCCGGCGGGACGGGCCTGA
- a CDS encoding MoaD/ThiS family protein, with the protein MSASQPGPADPPAAAPTVRVRLFAALREAMGWSEQQVAAAANPATPLELWRQLDLAGAWLAATGAPAGATPAGEELPAGIRVAINQQFAEAHTPLAEGDELAFLPPISGG; encoded by the coding sequence ATGTCTGCGTCCCAGCCCGGGCCCGCCGATCCGCCGGCCGCCGCCCCAACCGTGCGGGTGCGGCTGTTCGCTGCCCTGCGCGAGGCGATGGGGTGGAGCGAGCAGCAGGTGGCCGCCGCCGCCAACCCCGCCACGCCGCTGGAGCTGTGGCGGCAACTGGATCTGGCCGGCGCCTGGCTGGCCGCCACCGGCGCCCCGGCCGGGGCCACGCCAGCCGGCGAAGAACTCCCTGCGGGCATCCGGGTGGCGATCAACCAACAGTTCGCCGAGGCCCATACACCCCTGGCGGAAGGCGACGAGCTGGCTTTCCTACCGCCGATCAGCGGCGGCTGA
- a CDS encoding molybdenum cofactor biosynthesis protein MoaE, with amino-acid sequence MPSSNSSPAGIVSVSLHPDPIDPCQQLEQWQAQLQAGGAEGPAATSLFIGRVRGRTASGAPLDALELEHYPGMTEGQLQRLAAACARRHPVAAVMVRHRTGLVLCGDAIVVVAVLADRRGPAQSCCQELLEALKQDAPFWKREWSSGVGEWVLGNTPLANATAT; translated from the coding sequence ATGCCCTCCAGCAACAGCAGCCCAGCCGGGATCGTGAGCGTGAGCCTGCACCCCGACCCGATCGATCCGTGCCAGCAGCTCGAGCAGTGGCAGGCCCAGCTGCAGGCCGGCGGCGCCGAGGGGCCGGCCGCCACCAGCCTGTTCATCGGCCGGGTGCGGGGCCGCACCGCCAGCGGCGCACCGCTCGACGCCCTGGAGCTGGAGCACTACCCGGGGATGACCGAGGGCCAGCTGCAGCGCCTGGCCGCCGCCTGCGCCCGCCGCCATCCGGTGGCGGCGGTGATGGTGCGCCACCGCACGGGTCTGGTGCTCTGCGGCGACGCGATCGTGGTGGTGGCGGTGCTGGCCGACCGACGCGGCCCGGCCCAGAGCTGCTGCCAGGAGCTGCTGGAAGCCCTGAAGCAGGACGCCCCCTTCTGGAAGCGGGAATGGAGCAGCGGCGTGGGCGAGTGGGTGCTGGGCAACACGCCGTTGGCCAACGCAACAGCAACCTGA
- a CDS encoding molybdopterin molybdotransferase MoeA — translation MTEPFPREGLPLEEARRRVLAALTPLAGSERLPLAACPGRVSAEACIACEAVPGFRASIMDGYAIADAKPPAAGTAWRLVGRSAPGAPFSGELAGDEAIRILTGAPLPEGAARVLPQELVQVEGEGQHGGEGLRLAGEAGANPWIRAADEEAAPGQELLAAGVRLGPADLGRLAGCGVAALAVRPRPRIGLLISGDELVAAGEPRGAGAIWESNGTLLTALLARLGYGVAERRVVADEPGALAVALELLAAGCDVVVSTGGVSAGDADWIRPLLAERGTVDFWKLFLKPGRPFAFGQLGGRPFFALPGNPVAAAITALQLLWPALQLLEGSEPELLPRLPVRLAAPLKRGAGRPELSRARLRVGADGELLAVVEGSQASSRIGSLQGADLLLEIPAELGSLEAGTRLWAQLLRLPVF, via the coding sequence ATGACTGAACCCTTCCCTCGCGAGGGTCTGCCCCTGGAGGAGGCGCGCCGCCGGGTGCTGGCCGCGCTCACGCCCTTGGCCGGCAGTGAGCGGCTGCCCCTGGCGGCCTGCCCGGGGCGGGTGAGCGCCGAGGCCTGCATCGCCTGCGAGGCGGTGCCGGGCTTCCGGGCCTCGATCATGGATGGCTACGCCATTGCCGATGCCAAGCCCCCGGCCGCGGGCACGGCCTGGCGGCTGGTGGGCCGCTCGGCCCCCGGTGCCCCCTTCTCCGGGGAGCTGGCCGGCGACGAGGCAATCCGCATTCTCACCGGTGCGCCCCTGCCCGAGGGGGCGGCGCGGGTGCTGCCCCAGGAACTGGTGCAGGTGGAGGGCGAGGGGCAGCACGGTGGCGAGGGGCTGCGGCTGGCGGGCGAGGCCGGCGCCAACCCCTGGATCCGGGCCGCCGATGAGGAGGCGGCGCCGGGCCAGGAGCTGCTGGCGGCCGGGGTGCGTCTGGGACCGGCCGACCTGGGCCGGCTGGCGGGCTGCGGCGTGGCGGCGCTGGCGGTGCGGCCGCGGCCGCGGATCGGCCTGCTGATCAGCGGCGACGAACTGGTGGCGGCAGGCGAACCCCGTGGCGCCGGTGCCATCTGGGAGAGCAACGGCACCCTGCTCACGGCCCTGCTGGCGCGGCTGGGCTACGGCGTGGCCGAGCGGCGGGTGGTGGCCGACGAGCCCGGGGCGCTGGCGGTGGCCCTGGAGCTGCTGGCGGCCGGTTGCGATGTGGTGGTGAGCACCGGCGGTGTGTCGGCCGGCGATGCCGACTGGATCCGGCCTCTTCTTGCCGAGCGCGGCACGGTGGACTTCTGGAAGCTGTTCCTCAAGCCCGGCCGGCCATTCGCCTTCGGCCAGCTGGGCGGGCGGCCGTTCTTCGCCCTGCCGGGCAATCCGGTGGCGGCGGCAATCACGGCGCTGCAGCTGCTCTGGCCGGCGCTGCAACTGCTGGAGGGGTCCGAACCGGAGCTGCTGCCGCGGTTGCCGGTGCGCCTGGCGGCCCCCCTGAAGCGCGGCGCCGGCCGGCCCGAGCTGTCCCGGGCCCGGCTGCGGGTGGGCGCGGACGGCGAGCTGCTGGCCGTGGTGGAGGGCAGCCAGGCCTCCTCGCGCATCGGATCGCTGCAGGGGGCCGACCTGCTGCTGGAGATCCCGGCCGAGCTGGGCAGCCTTGAGGCGGGTACGCGGCTGTGGGCGCAGCTGCTGCGTTTACCGGTGTTTTAA
- the moaC gene encoding cyclic pyranopterin monophosphate synthase MoaC — MEPGLEPPSHQPSQGDLNLSHLSLSHLNSRGEVHMVDVAGKAATLREAVAEGYLALSTGALALVRDGRAGKGDVLAVARVAAIQAAKRTAELIPLCHPLPLSGLAVVIAEAPLPDGSGPGLRCEATVRTTGPTGVEMEALTAVQVGLLTLYDMLKSADRAMTIGPVRLLEKRGGRGGDWRHPATPSLAGGEDSAGLAND; from the coding sequence ATGGAGCCAGGTCTGGAGCCGCCCAGCCACCAGCCCAGTCAAGGGGATCTCAACCTCAGTCACCTCAGTTTGAGCCACCTCAACAGCCGTGGCGAGGTGCACATGGTGGATGTGGCGGGCAAGGCGGCCACGCTGCGCGAGGCGGTGGCCGAGGGCTACCTGGCCCTGAGCACCGGGGCCCTGGCCCTGGTGCGCGACGGGCGGGCCGGCAAGGGCGATGTGCTGGCGGTGGCACGGGTGGCGGCGATCCAGGCGGCCAAGCGCACTGCCGAGCTGATTCCCCTCTGCCATCCGCTGCCGCTCAGCGGGCTCGCGGTGGTGATCGCCGAGGCGCCGCTGCCCGATGGTTCGGGCCCGGGCCTGCGTTGTGAGGCCACGGTGCGCACCACCGGCCCCACGGGGGTGGAGATGGAGGCGCTCACCGCCGTGCAGGTGGGCCTGCTCACCCTCTACGACATGCTCAAGAGCGCCGATCGGGCGATGACGATCGGGCCGGTGCGGCTGCTGGAGAAGCGCGGCGGCCGCGGCGGCGACTGGCGCCATCCCGCGACGCCATCCCTGGCCGGGGGCGAGGACTCCGCAGGCCTGGCCAATGACTGA
- a CDS encoding MFS transporter, which translates to MLDWQHPRAAAVRLSRPTSGPASGPPVYLCAFLTLLNDRLSETLIFPLLPFLLAGFTNDGRTLGLLTGSYAVAQFLATPLIGALSDRYGRRPVMAVCVAGTVLGLAVFAATIATDWSAIPWAAGSGLPLALLFAGRLLDGASGGTAATAAAVLADVSPPEKRAKAFGLIGVAFGLGFILGPALGGLLGRLNVNLPLLIAVLIAVMNLVLVLVALPETHPISARIPLPRKRELQPFTQLSRVFSNPRVRRLCSAFFLFFLAFSGFTGVLVLYFKQRFGWGPGLAGAAFLVVGVVATVVQGGLIGPLVKRFGEWRLTMAGLGFVIAGCALVPLARPGQAGALVFPAVACLALGTGLVTPCLRALVSQRLGDSGQGAALGSLQGLQSLGSFIGPPLAGLAYETVGRTSPFWMATALLVAVGALVAGGRRNLERRSRQAAPTQ; encoded by the coding sequence TTGCTGGACTGGCAGCACCCCCGGGCAGCTGCCGTGCGCCTGTCGCGCCCTACCTCTGGTCCAGCCTCTGGTCCACCCGTCTACCTCTGCGCCTTCCTCACCCTGCTCAATGATCGGCTGAGCGAGACGCTGATCTTCCCGCTGCTGCCCTTCCTGCTGGCCGGCTTCACCAACGACGGCCGCACCCTGGGACTGCTCACCGGCAGTTACGCCGTGGCCCAGTTCCTGGCCACGCCGCTGATCGGCGCCCTCAGCGACCGCTACGGCCGCCGGCCGGTGATGGCCGTGTGCGTGGCCGGCACGGTGCTGGGCCTGGCGGTGTTCGCCGCCACGATCGCCACCGACTGGAGTGCCATCCCCTGGGCCGCCGGTAGCGGCCTGCCCCTGGCCCTGCTGTTCGCCGGCCGGCTGCTGGATGGGGCCAGCGGCGGCACCGCCGCCACCGCGGCCGCCGTGCTGGCCGACGTGTCGCCACCGGAGAAGCGGGCCAAGGCCTTCGGCCTGATCGGTGTGGCCTTCGGGCTGGGCTTCATCCTCGGCCCGGCGCTCGGGGGCCTGCTGGGCCGCCTGAACGTGAATCTGCCGTTGCTGATCGCGGTGCTGATCGCCGTGATGAACCTGGTGCTGGTGCTGGTGGCGCTGCCGGAAACCCACCCCATCTCCGCCCGGATCCCCCTGCCGCGCAAACGCGAACTACAGCCCTTCACCCAGCTGTCGCGGGTGTTCAGCAACCCGCGGGTGCGCCGCCTGTGCAGCGCCTTCTTTCTGTTTTTTCTGGCCTTCAGCGGTTTCACCGGTGTGCTGGTGCTGTATTTCAAGCAGCGCTTCGGCTGGGGGCCCGGGCTGGCCGGCGCCGCCTTCCTGGTGGTGGGCGTGGTGGCCACGGTGGTGCAGGGCGGCCTGATCGGACCGCTGGTGAAGCGCTTCGGCGAATGGCGCCTCACCATGGCGGGCCTCGGTTTCGTGATCGCCGGCTGCGCCCTGGTGCCCCTGGCCCGCCCCGGCCAGGCCGGGGCGCTGGTGTTCCCGGCCGTGGCCTGCCTGGCCCTGGGCACCGGCCTGGTCACCCCCTGCCTGCGGGCCCTGGTGTCCCAGAGGCTGGGCGACAGCGGCCAGGGAGCGGCTCTGGGCAGCCTGCAGGGTCTGCAGAGCCTGGGCAGCTTCATCGGTCCACCCTTGGCCGGACTGGCCTACGAAACTGTTGGCCGTACCAGTCCCTTCTGGATGGCAACCGCGCTGTTGGTGGCAGTAGGGGCACTGGTGGCAGGAGGCAGGCGAAACCTCGAGCGCCGAAGCCGTCAAGCAGCCCCAACACAGTAG